The Epinephelus lanceolatus isolate andai-2023 chromosome 11, ASM4190304v1, whole genome shotgun sequence genome window below encodes:
- the trim3b gene encoding tripartite motif-containing protein 3b isoform X2 yields MSSAMAKREAGSTSPVVRQIDKQFLVCSICLDHYCNPKVLPCLHTFCESCLQNYIPPESLTLSCPVCRQTSILPEKGVCALQNNFFITNLMEVLQRDPECSRPEACSVLESVSAAAAGKPLCCPNHEGKVMEFYCESCETAMCLDCTEGEHREHVTVPLRDVVEQHKAALKTQLDAILSRLPQLTASIELVSEISRQLNERKNEAVAEITSTFEELERALHLRKTALITDLENICSTKQKVLQAQLTALLQGKEHIQSSCSFTEQALSHGSATEVLLVQKQMSERVTALARHDFPERPHQNAHLDCQVETEGLRRSIQNLGVLLTTAAVAHTSVATGEGLRHAATGQHQTVTVTTKDKDGELVRTGNAVLKAEITSADGSRITEAEIADNKNGTYEVGYMLRSEGEYSFALLLYGQPIRGSPFRLRAVKPSDVPQSPDDVKRRVKSPSGTGGHIRQKAVRRPSSMYSTTKKKENPIEDELIYRVGSRGREKGEFTNLQGISASCNGRVVVADSNNQCIQVFSNDGQFKMRFGVRGRSPGQLQRPTGVTVDMNGDIVVADYDNRWVSIFSSDGKFKNKIGAGRLMGPKGVAVDKNGHIITVDNKACCVFIFQSNGKLVTKFGGRGTSDRQFAGPHFVAVNNKNEIIVTDFHNHSVKVYSADGEFLFKFGSHGEGNGQFNAPTGVAVDANGNIIVADWGNSRIQVFDSTGSFLSYINTSADPLYGPQGLALTSDGHVAVADSGNHCFKVYRYLQ; encoded by the exons ATGTCGTCTGCCATGGCAAAGCGTGAGGCTGGGAGCACCAGCCCTGTGGTGCGTCAGATAGACAAGCAGTTTCTGGTCTGCAGCATCTGTCTGGATCACTACTGCAACCCCAAGGTCCTGCCCTGTCTGCACACCTTCTGTGAGAG TTGTCTCCAGAACTACATTCCCCCAGAGTCTCTGACGCTCTCTTGTCCAGTGTGTCGGCAGACATCCATCCTGCCAGAGAAAGGAGTGTGCGCTCTACAGAACAACTTCTTCATCACTAATCTCATGGAG GTCCTTCAACGAGACCCAGAGTGCTCGCGGCCAGAGGCCTGCAGTGTTCTGGAGTCAGtcagtgctgcagctgcagggaAGCCCCTCTGCTGCCCAAACCATGAGGGAAAG GTGATGGAGTTCTACTGCGAGTCGTGTGAGACAGCCATGTGTCTGGACTGTACAGAGGGCGAGCACAGGGAGCATGTGACTGTTCCTCTGCGGGATGTCGTGGAACAGCACAAGGCTGCGCTGAAGACACAGCTGGATGCCATACTGAGCAG GCTGCCTCAGCTAACAGCATCCATCGAGCTGGTGAGCGAGATCTCCCGCCAGCTGAATGAAAGGAAGAATGAGGCAGTGGCAGAGATTACCAGTACGTTTGAAGAGCTGGAGCGGGCGCTGCATCTGCGCAAGACGGCCCTCATTACAGACCTGGAGAACATCTGCAGCACTAAGCAGAAG GTCCTGCAGGCCCAGCTTACGGCTCTCCTTCAGGGGAAGGAACACATACAGAGCAGTTGCAGCTTTACGGAGCAGGCGCTCAGCCATGGGAGTGCTACTGAG GTGCTGCTGGTTCAGAAGCAGATGAGTGAGCGGGTTACAGCGCTGGCTAGACATGACTTCCCAGAGAGACCACATCAGAATGCACACCTGGATTGTCAG GTGGAGACTGAAGGTCTGCGGCGCTCCATCCAGAACCTGGGGGTTCTCCTCACCACAGCTGCTGTGGCTCACACCTCTGTCGCCACGGGAGAGGGCCTCCGACATGCAGCGACTGGGCAGCACCAAACAGTTACCGTGACAACTAAAGACAAA GATGGGGAGTTGGTGCGGACAGGAAATGCTGTTTTAAAAGCAGAGATAACGTCTGCTGACGGGAGCCGCATTACAGAGGCGGAGATAGCGGACAATAAGAATGGGACATACGAGGTGGGCTACATGTTACGCTCAGAGGGAGAGTACTCTTTCGCTCTGCTGCTGTACGGCCAGCCGATACGGGGCAGCCCGTTCCGCCTGCGGGCAGTCAAGCCCTCAGACGTGCCACAATCTCCAGATGATGTGAAGAGGAGGGTGAAGTCTCCCAGCGGGACAGGGGGCCACATACGGCAGAAAGCAGTGCGTCGGCCCTCCAGTATGTACAGCACAACCAAGAAAAAGGAGAACCCCATCGAGGATGAGCTCATCTACAGAGTGG GTTCCCGGGGCAGAGAAAAAGGGGAGTTCACCAATCTGCAGGGAATCTCAGCCTCTTGTAACGGCAGAGTGGTCGTGGCTGACAGCAACAACCAGTGCATACAg GTGTTCTCCAATGATGGGCAGTTCAAAATGCGCTTTGGAGTTAGAGGTCGGTCTCCGGGGCAACTGCAGAGACCGACAGGCGTCACTGTGGACATGAACGGCGACATTGTGGTGGCCGACTATGACAATCGATGGGTCAGCATCTTCTCCTCTGACGGCAAGTTTAAG AATAAGATCGGAGCAGGCCGGCTCATGGGTCCTAAGGGTGTAGCTGTGGACAAGAATGGACACATCATCACCGTGGATAACAAGGCCTGCTGTGTCTTCATCTTTCAATCCAATGGGAAGTTGGTGACTAAGTTTGGAGGCAGGGGGACGTCTGACAGACAGTTTGCAG gCCCGCACTTTGTTGCAGTGAACAACAAGAATGAAATTATTGTGACCGATTTTCACAATCACTCTGTAAAG GTGTACAGTGCAGATGGAGAGTTCTTGTTCAAATTTGGCTCTCATGGTGAAGGCAATGGCCAGTTTAATGCTCCCACTGGTGTGGCTGTGGACGCCAATGGAAACATCATTGTAGCTGACTGGGGAAACAGCAGAATACAG GTGTTTGACAGCACAGGCTCCTTCTTATCGTACATCAACACGTCAGCAGACCCGCTGTACGGCCCCCAGGGCCTCGCCCTCACCTCAGATGGACATGTGGCTGTTGCCGACTCCGGCAACCACTGCTTCAAGGTTTACAGATATCTGCAGTAG
- the trim3b gene encoding tripartite motif-containing protein 3b isoform X1 — protein MSSAMAKREAGSTSPVVRQIDKQFLVCSICLDHYCNPKVLPCLHTFCESCLQNYIPPESLTLSCPVCRQTSILPEKGVCALQNNFFITNLMEVLQRDPECSRPEACSVLESVSAAAAGKPLCCPNHEGKVMEFYCESCETAMCLDCTEGEHREHVTVPLRDVVEQHKAALKTQLDAILSRLPQLTASIELVSEISRQLNERKNEAVAEITSTFEELERALHLRKTALITDLENICSTKQKVLQAQLTALLQGKEHIQSSCSFTEQALSHGSATEVLLVQKQMSERVTALARHDFPERPHQNAHLDCQVETEGLRRSIQNLGVLLTTAAVAHTSVATGEGLRHAATGQHQTVTVTTKDKDGELVRTGNAVLKAEITSADGSRITEAEIADNKNGTYEVGYMLRSEGEYSFALLLYGQPIRGSPFRLRAVKPSDVPQSPDDVKRRVKSPSGTGGHIRQKAVRRPSSMYSTTKKKENPIEDELIYRVGSRGREKGEFTNLQGISASCNGRVVVADSNNQCIQVFSNDGQFKMRFGVRGRSPGQLQRPTGVTVDMNGDIVVADYDNRWVSIFSSDGKFKNKIGAGRLMGPKGVAVDKNGHIITVDNKACCVFIFQSNGKLVTKFGGRGTSDRQFAEKLGPNFNKSGSVFSPHFVAVNNKNEIIVTDFHNHSVKVYSADGEFLFKFGSHGEGNGQFNAPTGVAVDANGNIIVADWGNSRIQVFDSTGSFLSYINTSADPLYGPQGLALTSDGHVAVADSGNHCFKVYRYLQ, from the exons ATGTCGTCTGCCATGGCAAAGCGTGAGGCTGGGAGCACCAGCCCTGTGGTGCGTCAGATAGACAAGCAGTTTCTGGTCTGCAGCATCTGTCTGGATCACTACTGCAACCCCAAGGTCCTGCCCTGTCTGCACACCTTCTGTGAGAG TTGTCTCCAGAACTACATTCCCCCAGAGTCTCTGACGCTCTCTTGTCCAGTGTGTCGGCAGACATCCATCCTGCCAGAGAAAGGAGTGTGCGCTCTACAGAACAACTTCTTCATCACTAATCTCATGGAG GTCCTTCAACGAGACCCAGAGTGCTCGCGGCCAGAGGCCTGCAGTGTTCTGGAGTCAGtcagtgctgcagctgcagggaAGCCCCTCTGCTGCCCAAACCATGAGGGAAAG GTGATGGAGTTCTACTGCGAGTCGTGTGAGACAGCCATGTGTCTGGACTGTACAGAGGGCGAGCACAGGGAGCATGTGACTGTTCCTCTGCGGGATGTCGTGGAACAGCACAAGGCTGCGCTGAAGACACAGCTGGATGCCATACTGAGCAG GCTGCCTCAGCTAACAGCATCCATCGAGCTGGTGAGCGAGATCTCCCGCCAGCTGAATGAAAGGAAGAATGAGGCAGTGGCAGAGATTACCAGTACGTTTGAAGAGCTGGAGCGGGCGCTGCATCTGCGCAAGACGGCCCTCATTACAGACCTGGAGAACATCTGCAGCACTAAGCAGAAG GTCCTGCAGGCCCAGCTTACGGCTCTCCTTCAGGGGAAGGAACACATACAGAGCAGTTGCAGCTTTACGGAGCAGGCGCTCAGCCATGGGAGTGCTACTGAG GTGCTGCTGGTTCAGAAGCAGATGAGTGAGCGGGTTACAGCGCTGGCTAGACATGACTTCCCAGAGAGACCACATCAGAATGCACACCTGGATTGTCAG GTGGAGACTGAAGGTCTGCGGCGCTCCATCCAGAACCTGGGGGTTCTCCTCACCACAGCTGCTGTGGCTCACACCTCTGTCGCCACGGGAGAGGGCCTCCGACATGCAGCGACTGGGCAGCACCAAACAGTTACCGTGACAACTAAAGACAAA GATGGGGAGTTGGTGCGGACAGGAAATGCTGTTTTAAAAGCAGAGATAACGTCTGCTGACGGGAGCCGCATTACAGAGGCGGAGATAGCGGACAATAAGAATGGGACATACGAGGTGGGCTACATGTTACGCTCAGAGGGAGAGTACTCTTTCGCTCTGCTGCTGTACGGCCAGCCGATACGGGGCAGCCCGTTCCGCCTGCGGGCAGTCAAGCCCTCAGACGTGCCACAATCTCCAGATGATGTGAAGAGGAGGGTGAAGTCTCCCAGCGGGACAGGGGGCCACATACGGCAGAAAGCAGTGCGTCGGCCCTCCAGTATGTACAGCACAACCAAGAAAAAGGAGAACCCCATCGAGGATGAGCTCATCTACAGAGTGG GTTCCCGGGGCAGAGAAAAAGGGGAGTTCACCAATCTGCAGGGAATCTCAGCCTCTTGTAACGGCAGAGTGGTCGTGGCTGACAGCAACAACCAGTGCATACAg GTGTTCTCCAATGATGGGCAGTTCAAAATGCGCTTTGGAGTTAGAGGTCGGTCTCCGGGGCAACTGCAGAGACCGACAGGCGTCACTGTGGACATGAACGGCGACATTGTGGTGGCCGACTATGACAATCGATGGGTCAGCATCTTCTCCTCTGACGGCAAGTTTAAG AATAAGATCGGAGCAGGCCGGCTCATGGGTCCTAAGGGTGTAGCTGTGGACAAGAATGGACACATCATCACCGTGGATAACAAGGCCTGCTGTGTCTTCATCTTTCAATCCAATGGGAAGTTGGTGACTAAGTTTGGAGGCAGGGGGACGTCTGACAGACAGTTTGCAG AAAAACTTGGCCCAAACTTTAATAAATCTGGCTCAGTGTTCA gCCCGCACTTTGTTGCAGTGAACAACAAGAATGAAATTATTGTGACCGATTTTCACAATCACTCTGTAAAG GTGTACAGTGCAGATGGAGAGTTCTTGTTCAAATTTGGCTCTCATGGTGAAGGCAATGGCCAGTTTAATGCTCCCACTGGTGTGGCTGTGGACGCCAATGGAAACATCATTGTAGCTGACTGGGGAAACAGCAGAATACAG GTGTTTGACAGCACAGGCTCCTTCTTATCGTACATCAACACGTCAGCAGACCCGCTGTACGGCCCCCAGGGCCTCGCCCTCACCTCAGATGGACATGTGGCTGTTGCCGACTCCGGCAACCACTGCTTCAAGGTTTACAGATATCTGCAGTAG